One window of the Pedobacter ginsengisoli genome contains the following:
- a CDS encoding glycoside hydrolase family 36 protein encodes MLKRKYFLFQLFTLMLLTPGISFAQSKKDGVDVSFLKTLKNARSAVILSDGSEAAKSAISVQRNWNGELCKLSVKNNSSVPQRIREVVVFDFQHKLPGTTPLYGEAFQKLGQTGGTLAKPEDWGTYSDRNHYKIPEPESLRTVYGMLTLELQNAQRMLLATTSCEKFISRFSFDSKRLRISLDCENLSLQPGETWNLEEFIASAGKDREKLYDLLTNAIAKHHPRLKHDPVPMGWCSWYCFGPGVTAKNVSDNTNWIAKHLPQLKYIQIDDGYQPWMGDWLDKGKAFGGDVVQVLHDIKDKGLEPAIWVAPFVVSPESELFKQHRDWFVKDQNGEPLRSDKVGFGGWRLGPWYVLDGTHPQVQEYFVTLFKTMRDQWGCSYFKLDANYWGTIHGGVHYDKNATRIEAYRRGMKAILKGAGDAFILGCNHPIWASLGLIHGSRSSMDTWRKWESFKDIGRENLLRGWQNGRLWWNDPDCILLTDNGAEDVMDQGGNAVATKKAVLPENEFLYHAATVYASGGMLLSGDDLTTITDERLAILKKMIPPTGKSARFENEKFEVGIINFKDRVEHVVFNAGDVPLKRKIKLGKGRHELKDKWTGKTLGIYEREFSIELAAHSALIIEDRGIKN; translated from the coding sequence ATGTTAAAGAGAAAATATTTTTTATTCCAGCTATTTACCCTGATGCTGTTAACTCCGGGTATAAGTTTTGCACAAAGCAAGAAAGATGGCGTTGATGTAAGTTTTTTAAAGACCTTAAAAAATGCACGGTCTGCAGTAATTTTATCGGATGGATCAGAGGCTGCAAAATCAGCTATTTCCGTGCAACGTAATTGGAATGGGGAGTTGTGCAAACTTTCGGTAAAAAACAATTCATCCGTGCCTCAGCGTATTCGAGAGGTTGTTGTATTTGATTTTCAGCATAAGTTGCCTGGCACAACCCCATTGTATGGTGAAGCTTTTCAAAAACTTGGACAAACAGGGGGTACGCTTGCAAAGCCTGAGGATTGGGGAACATATAGCGACAGAAACCATTACAAAATACCAGAACCAGAAAGTTTGCGTACGGTTTATGGCATGCTCACTTTGGAGTTGCAAAATGCACAGCGCATGTTATTAGCTACCACTTCTTGTGAAAAGTTTATTTCCAGATTCTCTTTTGATAGCAAACGTCTGCGTATTTCTCTAGATTGTGAAAACTTGAGTCTGCAACCAGGCGAAACCTGGAATCTGGAAGAGTTTATTGCCAGCGCTGGAAAAGATAGAGAAAAGCTTTATGATTTATTGACCAATGCAATAGCCAAACATCATCCAAGGCTAAAGCATGATCCTGTTCCAATGGGATGGTGTTCGTGGTATTGTTTCGGGCCAGGTGTTACGGCAAAAAACGTTTCAGATAACACTAACTGGATTGCTAAACACCTTCCGCAGTTAAAGTATATACAGATAGATGATGGTTACCAGCCCTGGATGGGCGATTGGCTGGATAAGGGAAAAGCTTTTGGTGGTGATGTTGTACAAGTATTGCACGACATAAAGGATAAGGGATTAGAGCCAGCCATCTGGGTTGCCCCATTTGTTGTCAGCCCCGAATCGGAATTGTTTAAGCAACATAGGGATTGGTTTGTTAAAGATCAGAATGGAGAACCTTTACGGTCTGATAAGGTTGGTTTTGGAGGGTGGCGTTTAGGACCATGGTATGTACTGGATGGCACGCATCCGCAGGTACAGGAATACTTTGTAACCCTTTTTAAAACCATGCGCGACCAATGGGGATGTTCCTATTTTAAATTGGATGCAAATTATTGGGGAACCATACATGGAGGTGTTCACTATGATAAAAATGCAACCAGGATAGAGGCTTATCGTAGAGGTATGAAGGCTATTCTTAAAGGAGCTGGTGATGCATTTATACTTGGTTGTAACCATCCAATTTGGGCATCGTTAGGCTTAATTCATGGCTCAAGAAGCTCAATGGATACCTGGAGGAAATGGGAGTCGTTCAAGGATATTGGAAGAGAAAACCTACTTAGAGGCTGGCAAAACGGGCGATTATGGTGGAACGATCCAGATTGTATCCTTTTAACCGATAATGGTGCAGAAGATGTTATGGATCAGGGAGGAAATGCAGTTGCCACTAAGAAAGCTGTACTGCCTGAAAATGAATTTTTGTACCATGCTGCAACGGTGTATGCCTCTGGTGGAATGCTACTGAGTGGCGATGATTTAACCACAATTACAGATGAAAGATTAGCTATACTTAAAAAAATGATCCCACCTACAGGGAAGTCTGCAAGGTTTGAAAATGAAAAATTTGAAGTGGGCATCATCAATTTTAAAGATCGTGTTGAACATGTTGTTTTCAATGCCGGTGATGTACCTCTGAAACGGAAAATCAAACTCGGCAAAGGCCGCCATGAGTTGAAGGACAAGTGGACAGGTAAAACATTAGGGATTTATGAACGTGAATTCTCTATTGAATTGGCTGCGCATAGTGCCCTGATTATTGAAGATAGGGGCATTAAAAATTGA
- a CDS encoding ClpXP adapter SpxH family protein, whose translation MSNETAKYNPLLCDPETGLCEIPGLKDERLSVSKVQSEVKPVKIIYFTDPICSSCWGIEPQLRKLKLEYGNNIEVEYRMGGLLPDWSYNSGGISQPSDVARHWDEVSTHYDMPIDGDVWLEDPLNSSYPPSIAFKATQLQDNDKAILFLREVREMVFLQKKNIAKWEHMATAAENVGLDVTKLKSDYENQAKILFEEDLKLAKDYGVRGFPTMFFEGQDGAEELVYGSKPYAFYEMAVLKLQPNAVKTEYSKNWETLFSKYQSLTAKEFAELSGTPRNESEQKLNDLALKESLEKLTTKNGAIWKLRHIKKFLPL comes from the coding sequence ATGTCAAACGAGACGGCAAAATATAACCCACTGTTGTGTGATCCGGAAACAGGTTTATGTGAAATTCCAGGCTTGAAAGATGAAAGATTGTCTGTAAGTAAAGTTCAATCAGAAGTAAAACCAGTAAAAATAATTTACTTTACAGATCCTATTTGCTCTTCATGTTGGGGAATAGAGCCACAGCTAAGGAAATTGAAATTGGAGTATGGCAATAATATAGAGGTCGAGTATCGTATGGGTGGGTTATTACCTGATTGGAGCTATAATTCGGGGGGAATCAGCCAACCGTCTGACGTAGCACGCCATTGGGATGAGGTAAGTACACATTATGATATGCCGATTGATGGAGATGTTTGGCTTGAAGATCCTTTAAATTCTTCTTATCCGCCTTCCATTGCATTCAAAGCAACTCAATTGCAAGATAATGATAAAGCCATTTTGTTTTTAAGGGAGGTTAGAGAAATGGTTTTCTTGCAGAAAAAAAATATTGCCAAATGGGAACACATGGCAACTGCTGCTGAAAATGTAGGTTTAGATGTAACGAAGTTAAAGTCTGACTACGAAAATCAGGCAAAAATATTGTTCGAAGAAGATTTGAAATTGGCAAAGGATTATGGCGTGAGAGGATTTCCAACAATGTTTTTTGAAGGGCAGGATGGGGCTGAAGAACTTGTTTACGGATCAAAACCTTATGCTTTTTACGAAATGGCAGTTTTGAAACTTCAGCCTAATGCTGTAAAAACTGAGTACAGTAAAAATTGGGAAACACTTTTTTCTAAGTACCAATCTTTAACCGCTAAAGAATTTGCTGAATTATCTGGAACACCAAGAAATGAAAGCGAGCAAAAGTTAAATGATCTGGCGTTAAAAGAAAGCCTTGAAAAATTAACAACTAAAAACGGCGCCATTTGGAAGCTAAGGCATATCAAGAAGTTTTTGCCTTTATAA
- a CDS encoding response regulator, with translation MEDDAHNLQSLIEALDDLIVELTEQAVIKRVWTKDKTKLFMPPEFFTNKSIPEVFGEFGNIFIDCINKLLSTGERQQCIYPDFDKNKKLWYCAKFQKIDSPNTDTKIICVIEDITAKKEMTDKLEQNSRELKRINDLLEMSHEISKMGGWEYNTITKEVFLTKQIYEINESEDNSIINCNHIPQSFDRENRVKLLKALKTTLNQNAPFDIELELITAKKNKKWVRASAVPVIEGDTVRLFRGILKDITHNKNNEFELIEAKNLAEQIARKRTETLSIMSHEIRTPLNAIIGISNLLDQATSSNRDTKEYIDHLKHSSNHLLHLINDILDLEKIESKKMELNEGPTNLVSLVNNVYKHFLPSAKAKDLLLTFNHDHLIPESLMIDDLRLRRILNNLIANAIKFTEKGEVGITLTTILNQHNKASILFKISDTGIGIPEHLHNLVFDKFHQVQQDSHRQQQGSGLGLNITRGLVRLFNSQIHLTSKPSVGSVFEFQIDFKKSIPLQPENKSMTNEFDFPPLPDFKLLIVDDNITNLLVASRQLSRFGINADKAENGYAAIELLKEQKFDVVLVDLHMPGMDGYQLAKHIQENYPDTKVIIFTADVLEEVRLRLKEMGILYILSKPFKPEEMFELFLEVLEVK, from the coding sequence ATGGAAGACGACGCTCATAATTTGCAATCGTTAATTGAAGCACTGGATGATCTAATTGTTGAATTAACAGAACAAGCTGTAATTAAGCGGGTTTGGACAAAAGATAAAACCAAATTATTCATGCCCCCAGAATTTTTCACCAATAAAAGCATCCCCGAAGTATTTGGTGAATTTGGAAATATATTTATCGACTGCATAAATAAGCTTTTAAGTACCGGAGAAAGGCAACAATGTATATATCCCGATTTTGATAAAAACAAAAAACTTTGGTATTGCGCTAAATTTCAAAAAATTGATTCGCCCAATACTGATACCAAGATAATATGCGTAATAGAAGACATTACGGCTAAAAAAGAAATGACAGATAAGCTGGAGCAGAATAGCCGTGAGCTCAAAAGGATTAACGACCTCCTGGAAATGAGTCATGAAATATCCAAAATGGGCGGATGGGAATATAATACTATTACAAAAGAGGTTTTTTTAACAAAACAGATCTATGAAATAAACGAATCAGAGGATAATAGCATTATCAATTGCAATCATATTCCACAGTCATTCGACAGAGAGAATAGAGTTAAATTACTAAAGGCTTTAAAAACCACATTAAACCAAAATGCTCCTTTCGATATAGAACTGGAATTAATTACGGCCAAAAAGAATAAAAAATGGGTAAGAGCATCCGCAGTACCTGTAATTGAAGGTGACACTGTTCGATTATTCAGAGGAATATTGAAAGATATTACCCACAATAAAAACAATGAGTTTGAGCTTATTGAGGCTAAAAATCTGGCTGAACAAATTGCCCGAAAAAGGACAGAAACCCTGTCTATTATGAGTCACGAAATCAGGACACCATTAAATGCAATCATTGGCATAAGTAATCTCCTTGATCAGGCTACATCATCAAACAGGGATACAAAAGAGTATATAGACCATTTAAAACACTCTTCTAATCACCTGCTACACCTAATAAATGACATTTTAGATCTGGAAAAAATTGAAAGTAAAAAGATGGAACTAAATGAGGGCCCAACAAACCTGGTATCTCTTGTCAATAATGTTTACAAGCATTTTTTACCCTCAGCCAAAGCAAAAGATCTATTGCTCACCTTCAATCATGATCATCTGATACCAGAATCATTAATGATAGATGACCTAAGATTAAGAAGAATATTAAATAACCTGATAGCAAACGCCATTAAGTTTACTGAAAAGGGCGAAGTTGGCATTACTTTAACAACAATTCTTAATCAGCATAATAAAGCCAGTATCCTTTTTAAAATTTCTGACACAGGAATTGGTATTCCAGAGCATCTGCACAACCTGGTATTTGATAAGTTCCATCAGGTACAACAAGATTCACACAGGCAACAGCAAGGAAGCGGTCTGGGCCTAAATATCACCAGAGGTCTAGTCAGACTTTTTAACAGCCAAATTCATTTAACAAGTAAACCATCAGTAGGCTCAGTATTTGAGTTTCAAATTGATTTTAAAAAGAGTATTCCACTGCAACCAGAAAATAAATCGATGACAAACGAATTTGATTTCCCTCCCCTGCCCGATTTTAAACTGCTAATTGTTGATGATAACATTACCAATCTGTTAGTAGCCAGCCGTCAGCTAAGCCGTTTTGGAATTAATGCCGATAAAGCCGAGAATGGATATGCGGCCATAGAGCTTTTAAAAGAACAAAAATTTGATGTTGTTCTGGTTGATCTGCACATGCCAGGAATGGACGGCTACCAGTTAGCCAAACACATTCAGGAAAACTATCCGGATACCAAAGTGATCATTTTTACTGCCGATGTGCTTGAAGAAGTTAGGCTTAGGCTTAAAGAGATGGGGATACTTTACATCCTTTCAAAACCATTTAAACCCGAAGAAATGTTTGAACTCTTTTTAGAGGTACTTGAGGTAAAATAA
- a CDS encoding helix-turn-helix domain-containing protein — protein MLSVSFWKLLTNWKPPLAFLILYCNATLQKVKSMGKNQIVNNTPICKLRITAIKDTMEILSGKWKFHILGTLMEGGKMRFMDLLREVNGIAAKMLSKELQDMEMNHLVSRTVLNTKPITVEYEVTEYGRTLEPIIDEIAKWGSAYRNALHSSALLHLHKRLR, from the coding sequence ATGTTATCAGTTTCCTTTTGGAAACTACTTACCAATTGGAAACCACCTTTGGCTTTCTTAATTTTGTATTGTAATGCAACACTGCAAAAAGTAAAGTCGATGGGGAAAAATCAGATAGTAAATAACACTCCGATTTGTAAACTTCGGATCACAGCAATTAAAGACACTATGGAAATTCTGTCGGGGAAATGGAAATTCCATATCCTGGGAACTTTAATGGAAGGTGGCAAAATGCGTTTTATGGATCTTCTGCGTGAAGTAAATGGTATAGCAGCAAAAATGTTGTCTAAAGAATTGCAAGACATGGAAATGAACCACCTTGTTAGCCGTACCGTTCTTAATACCAAACCTATAACGGTCGAATATGAAGTTACGGAATATGGTAGAACATTGGAACCAATTATAGATGAAATTGCCAAATGGGGTTCTGCTTACAGAAATGCCCTTCATTCATCAGCTTTGTTACATTTACACAAACGGTTGCGCTAA
- a CDS encoding DUF4091 domain-containing protein produces the protein MKFSLFILTLLTAATVNAQDASLALQKNPKLSTEAVASKWTKVPDGLNVSFATSNQRFAKELPPVVAIKNSWTFSTWKGETVNTQLLLWTKDAAEVSLELSDLKSAEGNTIKKENLSTGFIKYVITDEFRDGCGYRKPTDFDSSYVADLIDTKTKVVTITPNSTQPVWLAIKVPQQVKAGTYKGSVTIKGAKAKTQEISIRVIDKTLPAPSQWAYDLDLWQHPAAIARVHKVQLWSDRHFALMKDYYKMLANAGQKTITTSIVNEPWGHQTYDDYPSLIKWTKKKDGTWSYDYSLFDKYIAFTMSCGINQRINCYSMVPWKIAFTYFDESTNKEAVFTEAIGTPAYNVFWGTMLKDFTRHLKQKNWFTKTYIAMDERPMPDMKSVIALLKSIDSKWKIALAGEYHEEIEKDVFNYCIASKWEYPAEVLKNRHAEGKISTWYTCCTEPYPNAFTFSSPAEQVWMGWYTANKNMDGYLRWAYNSWTKSPLTDSRFTAWPAGDTYLVYPGPFSSVRFEKMIEGAQDFEKIRLLRKEYSAKNQTEKLQQLENALKQFELGNLPKTTAAETLSKTQEILNN, from the coding sequence ATGAAGTTTTCACTATTTATTTTAACGCTATTAACTGCCGCAACAGTTAATGCCCAAGATGCCAGTTTGGCTTTACAGAAAAACCCTAAGTTAAGCACAGAAGCTGTTGCTTCTAAATGGACAAAAGTGCCTGATGGATTAAATGTAAGTTTTGCAACCAGCAACCAACGTTTTGCTAAAGAGCTGCCACCTGTGGTTGCCATCAAAAATAGTTGGACTTTTAGTACCTGGAAAGGCGAAACTGTGAATACCCAACTCCTCTTGTGGACAAAAGATGCAGCAGAGGTAAGCCTGGAGCTATCTGATCTAAAAAGCGCGGAAGGCAACACCATTAAAAAGGAAAACCTTTCAACAGGCTTTATCAAATATGTAATTACTGATGAATTTAGAGATGGCTGTGGCTACAGGAAACCGACAGATTTTGACTCGTCATATGTTGCTGATCTTATAGACACCAAAACAAAGGTGGTTACTATTACCCCTAATAGTACACAGCCGGTTTGGCTTGCTATAAAAGTTCCGCAACAGGTAAAAGCCGGCACCTACAAAGGCAGTGTGACTATTAAAGGTGCGAAAGCCAAAACGCAGGAAATTTCGATCAGGGTAATAGACAAAACGTTACCTGCACCAAGCCAGTGGGCATATGATTTAGACTTATGGCAGCACCCTGCAGCTATTGCCAGAGTTCACAAGGTACAATTATGGAGCGATCGGCATTTTGCATTAATGAAAGATTATTACAAAATGCTGGCCAATGCCGGACAAAAAACAATTACCACCAGTATTGTAAATGAACCCTGGGGGCATCAAACTTATGATGATTATCCGAGCTTGATAAAATGGACCAAGAAGAAAGATGGTACCTGGAGTTATGATTATAGCTTATTTGACAAGTATATAGCCTTTACTATGAGCTGTGGCATTAATCAGCGAATTAACTGTTACAGCATGGTGCCATGGAAAATTGCCTTTACTTATTTTGATGAAAGCACTAATAAAGAAGCAGTTTTTACCGAAGCCATTGGCACCCCTGCTTATAACGTTTTTTGGGGTACTATGCTGAAAGATTTTACCCGACACTTAAAACAGAAAAACTGGTTTACCAAAACCTATATTGCTATGGATGAAAGACCCATGCCCGATATGAAAAGTGTTATAGCCCTTTTAAAATCAATTGATAGTAAATGGAAAATAGCTTTGGCCGGAGAGTACCACGAGGAAATTGAAAAAGATGTTTTCAACTACTGTATCGCTTCTAAATGGGAATATCCTGCCGAAGTATTGAAAAATCGCCATGCAGAAGGAAAAATAAGTACCTGGTATACCTGCTGTACAGAACCTTATCCAAATGCATTTACCTTTTCATCGCCAGCAGAACAGGTTTGGATGGGCTGGTATACGGCCAATAAAAATATGGATGGCTATTTGCGCTGGGCTTATAATAGCTGGACAAAAAGCCCGCTAACCGATAGCCGCTTTACAGCATGGCCTGCGGGCGATACCTATCTGGTTTATCCCGGACCATTTAGTTCAGTACGTTTCGAGAAGATGATTGAAGGGGCACAGGATTTTGAAAAAATAAGACTACTTAGAAAGGAATATTCTGCTAAGAATCAAACGGAAAAACTACAGCAATTGGAAAATGCTTTAAAACAGTTTGAACTGGGCAACCTGCCTAAAACAACTGCAGCTGAGACCTTATCAAAAACCCAGGAAATTCTGAATAACTAA
- a CDS encoding PNGase F N-terminal domain-containing protein, translating to MRVLLLGFALLLTSAPSFSQINTKATEAVITYGFRNNGKDSKAEQKMFIKGSQVHLVPQGRQTEQQYLQTAQKVSYQVQNNNGIVYTLKKPFSEYVKAELLTGIDTILGIPCKKAKVFIRSNTIEVWYTNDLKIKGTPSISIAPGLGLILKTIRNGNSETIAKKIEYRAVTPEELAWPKNWGTLLDEPAYQRQVIESRYNTLTIFNNEQISFGNKTENPKGEQANVTYHFSGGTIILKKVKLPATKAGQQLFVELAQHSNGDAYDRTGSVFMIPTDKSVSYLDALQNGIQALPLYSARNGKKYQGVTATDNYLPPLELMRFFTSFGVNHFNAQAKIKGYNWADSVVYKQDISALLPRLQGEVWIGVFIGNYDKGGHKASLYFKYYPGYEGESQKEEKKWIMPAFNTTNLMEMSGQEYGTMFDQDSLTVAVDIPQGVKNLKLRYLTTGHGGWGGGDEFVPKQNEIFVDGKRVYHFIPWREDCATYRFLNPASGNFGNGLSSSDLSRSNWCPGTITLPVEVPLPDLKPGKHTFQVAIPLGKPEGGSFSAWNVSGTLIGDKE from the coding sequence ATGAGAGTACTTCTATTAGGGTTTGCGCTGCTTTTAACCAGTGCCCCATCGTTTTCACAAATAAACACCAAAGCTACAGAAGCTGTTATTACCTATGGCTTCCGAAACAACGGAAAAGATTCAAAAGCTGAACAAAAAATGTTCATTAAAGGCAGTCAGGTACACCTGGTTCCCCAAGGTCGCCAAACCGAACAGCAATACCTGCAAACTGCTCAAAAAGTTAGCTACCAGGTGCAAAATAACAACGGCATCGTTTATACGCTTAAAAAACCTTTTTCAGAATATGTAAAGGCCGAACTCCTAACGGGAATTGATACCATTCTAGGTATCCCATGTAAAAAAGCAAAAGTGTTTATCCGCTCAAACACTATTGAAGTTTGGTATACAAACGACCTTAAAATTAAAGGAACACCAAGTATTTCAATAGCTCCCGGATTAGGATTAATTCTTAAAACCATCCGTAACGGAAATTCTGAAACCATTGCAAAGAAAATTGAATACCGCGCCGTAACTCCAGAAGAACTTGCCTGGCCAAAAAACTGGGGCACCCTATTGGATGAGCCAGCTTACCAGCGTCAGGTAATAGAAAGCCGTTACAATACACTCACCATTTTTAATAATGAGCAGATAAGCTTTGGCAACAAAACAGAAAACCCTAAAGGAGAACAAGCTAATGTTACCTACCATTTTTCTGGTGGTACTATAATTCTTAAAAAAGTAAAGTTACCAGCTACAAAAGCAGGTCAGCAATTATTTGTTGAACTGGCGCAACATTCTAACGGTGATGCTTATGACCGTACAGGATCTGTATTTATGATCCCTACCGACAAATCTGTATCTTATCTTGATGCTTTACAAAATGGCATCCAGGCACTTCCTTTATATTCAGCCAGAAATGGAAAGAAATACCAGGGAGTTACAGCCACCGATAATTATTTACCACCACTAGAGTTAATGCGGTTTTTCACCTCCTTTGGTGTGAATCATTTTAATGCACAGGCAAAAATAAAAGGATATAACTGGGCCGACTCCGTTGTATACAAGCAAGACATCAGCGCTCTGTTACCACGTTTACAAGGCGAAGTATGGATAGGGGTTTTCATAGGCAACTATGATAAAGGAGGCCATAAAGCCAGTCTTTATTTCAAATATTATCCTGGTTACGAAGGCGAGAGTCAAAAAGAAGAAAAGAAATGGATAATGCCTGCATTTAACACAACCAACTTAATGGAAATGTCTGGACAAGAATATGGCACCATGTTCGATCAGGACTCTCTTACAGTGGCAGTTGATATACCACAAGGCGTAAAAAACCTAAAGCTAAGGTACCTTACAACAGGCCATGGCGGCTGGGGTGGCGGAGATGAATTTGTACCCAAACAAAATGAAATTTTTGTAGATGGCAAAAGAGTGTATCACTTTATTCCATGGAGAGAAGATTGCGCCACTTACAGATTCTTAAATCCGGCTTCGGGCAACTTTGGCAATGGTCTTTCATCATCAGATCTTAGCCGTTCAAACTGGTGCCCCGGCACAATTACTTTACCTGTAGAAGTTCCGTTACCGGATCTTAAACCGGGTAAACACACCTTCCAGGTAGCAATACCGCTAGGCAAACCC